A single Saccopteryx bilineata isolate mSacBil1 chromosome 7, mSacBil1_pri_phased_curated, whole genome shotgun sequence DNA region contains:
- the CIB2 gene encoding calcium and integrin-binding family member 2 isoform X1, which translates to MFKSTDYQLCDLGQVTFSETISSSVKWDDDTKLYRLKRCLWNNIQEMSTEQTPSHASPVDCAAGCARGWASAVGGGARVAALAMGNKQTIFTDEQLDNYQDCTFFNKNDILKLHARFYELAPNIVPMDYRKSPIVHVPMNLIIQMPELRENPFKERIVEAFSQDGEGNLTFDDFVDMFSALCESAPRDLKANYAFKIYDFNTDNFICKEDLELTLARLTKSELEEDEVVLVCEKVIEEADLDGDGKLGFSDFEDMIAKAPDFLSTFHIRI; encoded by the exons ATGTTTAAATCCACCgattaccagctgtgtgaccttgggcaagtcaccttcTCTGAGactatttcttcatctgtgaaatgggatgatGACACCAAGCTCTACAGACTTAAGAGGTGTTTGTGGAATAATATTCAGGAAATGAGCACAGAGCAG ACTCCGTCCCACGCCTCTCCAGTGGACTGCGCGGCGGGATGCGCGCGTGGCTGGGCGTCTGCGGTGGGAGGCGGCGCCCGGGTGGCCGCGCTCGCCATGGGGAACAAGCAGACCATCTTCACTGATGAGCAGCTAGACAActaccag GACTGCACGTTCTTCAATAAGAATGATATCCTCAA GCTCCATGCGCGGTTCTACGAGCTGGCCCCCAACATCGTCCCCATGGACTACAGGAAGAGCCCCATCGTCCATGTGCCCATGAACCTCATCATCCAGATGCCGGAGCTCCGG GAGAATCCCTTCAAAGAAAGGATTGTAGAAGCTTTTTCTCAGGACGGCGAGGGGAACCTCACCTTTGATGACTTTGTGGACATGTTTTCTGCACTCTGCGAGTCGGCTCCCCGAGACCTTAAGGCCAACTATGCCTTCAAGATCTACG ATTTCAACACCGACAACTTCATCTGCAAGGAGGACCTGGAGCTGACGCTGGCCCGGCTCACCAAGTCGGAGCTGGAGGAGGACGAGGTGGTGCTCGTGTGCGAAAAGGTCATCGAAGAGGCTGACCTGGACGGCGATGGCAAACTGGGCTTTTCTGACTTTGAGGACATGATCGCCAAGGCCCCCGACTTCCTCAG CACCTTCCACATCCGAATCTAA
- the CIB2 gene encoding calcium and integrin-binding family member 2 isoform X2 has protein sequence MFKSTDYQLCDLGQVTFSETISSSVKWDDDTKLYRLKRCLWNNIQEMSTEQDCTFFNKNDILKLHARFYELAPNIVPMDYRKSPIVHVPMNLIIQMPELRENPFKERIVEAFSQDGEGNLTFDDFVDMFSALCESAPRDLKANYAFKIYDFNTDNFICKEDLELTLARLTKSELEEDEVVLVCEKVIEEADLDGDGKLGFSDFEDMIAKAPDFLSTFHIRI, from the exons ATGTTTAAATCCACCgattaccagctgtgtgaccttgggcaagtcaccttcTCTGAGactatttcttcatctgtgaaatgggatgatGACACCAAGCTCTACAGACTTAAGAGGTGTTTGTGGAATAATATTCAGGAAATGAGCACAGAGCAG GACTGCACGTTCTTCAATAAGAATGATATCCTCAA GCTCCATGCGCGGTTCTACGAGCTGGCCCCCAACATCGTCCCCATGGACTACAGGAAGAGCCCCATCGTCCATGTGCCCATGAACCTCATCATCCAGATGCCGGAGCTCCGG GAGAATCCCTTCAAAGAAAGGATTGTAGAAGCTTTTTCTCAGGACGGCGAGGGGAACCTCACCTTTGATGACTTTGTGGACATGTTTTCTGCACTCTGCGAGTCGGCTCCCCGAGACCTTAAGGCCAACTATGCCTTCAAGATCTACG ATTTCAACACCGACAACTTCATCTGCAAGGAGGACCTGGAGCTGACGCTGGCCCGGCTCACCAAGTCGGAGCTGGAGGAGGACGAGGTGGTGCTCGTGTGCGAAAAGGTCATCGAAGAGGCTGACCTGGACGGCGATGGCAAACTGGGCTTTTCTGACTTTGAGGACATGATCGCCAAGGCCCCCGACTTCCTCAG CACCTTCCACATCCGAATCTAA
- the CIB2 gene encoding calcium and integrin-binding family member 2 isoform X3, with product MDYRKSPIVHVPMNLIIQMPELRENPFKERIVEAFSQDGEGNLTFDDFVDMFSALCESAPRDLKANYAFKIYDFNTDNFICKEDLELTLARLTKSELEEDEVVLVCEKVIEEADLDGDGKLGFSDFEDMIAKAPDFLSTFHIRI from the exons ATGGACTACAGGAAGAGCCCCATCGTCCATGTGCCCATGAACCTCATCATCCAGATGCCGGAGCTCCGG GAGAATCCCTTCAAAGAAAGGATTGTAGAAGCTTTTTCTCAGGACGGCGAGGGGAACCTCACCTTTGATGACTTTGTGGACATGTTTTCTGCACTCTGCGAGTCGGCTCCCCGAGACCTTAAGGCCAACTATGCCTTCAAGATCTACG ATTTCAACACCGACAACTTCATCTGCAAGGAGGACCTGGAGCTGACGCTGGCCCGGCTCACCAAGTCGGAGCTGGAGGAGGACGAGGTGGTGCTCGTGTGCGAAAAGGTCATCGAAGAGGCTGACCTGGACGGCGATGGCAAACTGGGCTTTTCTGACTTTGAGGACATGATCGCCAAGGCCCCCGACTTCCTCAG CACCTTCCACATCCGAATCTAA